Part of the Sorghum bicolor cultivar BTx623 chromosome 1, Sorghum_bicolor_NCBIv3, whole genome shotgun sequence genome, TTTTGTATATCTTTGCTTATGAGATTCAATGCTTCAGATCTATTTTTCAGATAATTAAGATTCAATGCTTTAGATCTAAGACAAAACTAAAGTGAAACTATGTTGATTCAAAAAACAGAATTATATGGCTGAAATTTGAAGTGGGTTTGCTTGCCCAATTGACAACATTTTAAGTAGATGTGATTGTTTCAGAACACTAGAATTTTTATTGGACACCATTGATTTCTTGCTTGACAGTTAAATGATTTTCCCATTTGAAACCTTTTCCTAGACACTAATCGGGATTTCTCGGTTACACTACTCATTGTGTACTGTAGTATTGAAGTTTTATTCTAAAGAATGATACACTGAATGTTAAGCTATATTGCTCTTAATTGAATATGTGTAATAGTATAGAATTAGCATTTCAGAGCTTTAAGTTAGTAGTGTATCAACCTGATTGTTCTCATTTTTGCCTGATTAGCTATATTACTAATGCTACACAATTGTTTCATGTCTAGGAAAAACGTGCGAAGAGCAATCTCATTTTGTTTTATACATTTCGGAAGCAAGAAAAATACAAAGGTATAGAGCAAACTTTGACCTCCTATTTTTTAACAGTACTGGAATCAAATGAACTTATATAAGTTTTTTAACTAAAAGTTCTGATTGCTAGGTATTAGACTTAGAGATGGTGTGTTCATTTCTTAATTTTGACACCATGTTCTTTGCAGGTTGTTGGACTCATTTTAGTGATTTGTGAAGTGTGGTGTGACTGACTGGAGTCCAACACCATGTTTTCATCCTTTTGGCATCATTGGAGTAGTGTGCTATTTCTATTAGTCATATAGTAATCTATCCTATTGTTGCAGTGTCTCGAAATGTGCCCGGAGTGTTGCTACTGCTGTTGGTGAGCTGCTGCTAACTAGAACTTGCCCTCCTGCCATGCTGCTGCTTTTGCTATGACTGGATGACCAAAACCTACGCTGCCATGGTGCTGCTGTTGTTGTAGTGACTGAAATATGGCTACTTCTTTTAATTTGATGGATGTATGTTTGGTATGGCTGGTAATTGATGGATTTAATGGATGGATGTGTGAACCATTGTATGGTTGTTGATTTATTGAACTATTGTATGGTTGTGTGAACCATTAGTTGAAGAAAGTGATCTACTGGCTACTGCTGTTGTGTTGATTTATGATGATTCTTTATATGGGCTTGGGTTGTAATATTGGATGTAAACTGGGTTGTAGTATTGAATGCAAACTGGACTGGAATGTTATTGGGCTTATgttgaaaaaataaataagttgTTACTAAGTGGGCTAAAATTGGCTGGCTAGCCCATGGGCTAAATAGGCCTATTTGAAATATAATTGTAAAACCAGCCCATGCTTTAATTGGGCCGAATTTATTTTTATGACAATTATTTTTGTCATACTATTTGTGCCACGTCATATGCCATGTCAGCTCCTTGGACACTTGTCATCATCTCGTCTAACGTATTATGACAAATATAGTGACAAATACTATTGTCATAATCTGATGACAATGCGTGCAATTGTCACTAGTAATGACAAATGGGTCTGTTGGTCACAAAAGGGGGATTGTGACCCACCTTCTACGACTACAACCATATCGTCACTGCAGTGTCATAGAAGGGGTATAGTGACATGAAAAACACTGTATTTGTCATAATTAGTTAGTCATAGAAGGTCTAAGGTCTTGTAGTGCCACCCGAGACTACAAGTGGTTTTCGACCGGGACAAAAGGTCTGTCGTGTACCAGTGAGTAAATGTCTCCTAGTGAGGATTCTCTAGTGCTATCTGCTATGACTAGTgttagtgttttattactaattAAAAACACTATAACAACTCCACCAAATAGTGTCAACGGCATGTAAATCGCCAGCTTACATGCAATTTGATTGGCTGCAGAAAACGTGGACTACCACGTTAGCGTGTCCGTCATCGCTAACTCACACAGAATCCTAGAAAACTCtatcttattttttttaaaacctAGAAAAACTCTCAACTCTCTCCATTCAACGCACAAAGtttcatactccctccgtctgaAAAAAACATGTTATTCTAGCCACAAAACATGTAATCTTAGAGTTAGGATCACCCTTTTTAATGGGATCCAACAATTAAAAATATCCCACATGTTGAAAAAACAAATCATCCACATAACATTCCAGAAGATAACTATTCTAGAATGATAGAGGAGGGGCAAACATGTAATTCCATACCTACACTAATTTTACCTCAGAAACCGAGATTTTCATCTTTTCtgagatagagggagtatatttTTATTGTTTCTGGGTTAGCGATTTGCTACTCCCCATTGAGGACGCCCTGAAGCTCCCCTGGTGCCGATCGAGTCCGGCGACGAAGCCGATGAGATCTAGCCTACTTTCTTTATCCTCCTCTAAAGCTGTTGCGCCAGTCTTTGATCAGCATACACGAAAACATGCGTAGAGATTAAACAGCTTGTACATACCAAAGACTACACGACTACAAGAGAGGAAGCCGGGGGAAGCCACGGTTGTGCCTGGCTGGCCGGTGCCTACATTCGCCTCCACCTggtgcaggcaggcaggcatcgTGTGTGTCCATGTGTCGATCGTCCTGTCCGTGGTGGTTCGCGCCGGCGGCTCCTTGTTGCGGCCATGTAGAGGGTGTCCTGCCGGCGCATGGTCGCCAGCACGTCGACGCCGGCCTCATCGCTCTCGAGGTCAAGAAAAAGAAGGAAAGCGCAAGATTGTGGAGGCGAGCGCATGGATTGTAGAAGGATGTGGTTGGAGTGGCAAACCTCCATTTGGGGGCACCCACTCGGATGAGGAAGGCGATCACGTACCGCAGCGACGGAGAAGCCTATTGACGGCGGTGGCTGAGCTTCATCTAATTGTTGGAGAGAATTCCTGTGGCGCGTGATCTAATTTacaaattatttaataatacaAATTAATTAGAAATTGTTATTTAGTTTACTCCTTTGGACATGTATTTCATTTAGAAGAAGCAAAGTTGAAACCAAATACAATAAGCCAGCACAATATTCCAAGGATTACCGTCAAACAAAAAAATCCAGCTAAGCAAAGAGCACAGAAGATAGGAAAACAAAGAAAGCTGACAACCAGGAAGGAAAATATCAGCTTCAAAATCTTATGAGGACAAGCACAATTACGTGATGGACGAGGACTCATGAACCAATCGATTTTTTTATAGTGTGATTTGATATTCCATAATAGTATTTTACCTAATCTTCATCGTTCTTAACGTATGGTGCTAGGAGTCCTATATATCTTGATCATGACATTTAGATCAAACGGTTATTATAGAAGAAGAGTCCTCTAAAAAAACTCGCTCTTTTAtaatatgatgatgatgatgatgtgatgtgatgatgatgatgatgattatgaTGATGACGATAATAATGATGATTATGATATAACACAAAGACAAATATTTATTTCTATAGTTAGACCAAGAATAAAATTTAATATGATATAACACAAAgacaattaataaataaatcacGGACAAATGACAAGAGCGGTATGAGCTGGAGTTATGTCATCGCGGCAGCGGCGTGCCACAAACGCTACAGCCATTGATCGAGTAGTACTACTCAGCACGTCACATCGCCTGATGAAGAATGGATTGAGAAAAAACAGGCGACTGATAGATACAGTAGGAATTGTGGGAATCGCCAAAGTCTCCCCTCCTCTATGTATCGTCGGATAACAAGCATCTCTAGCTGACCGACCTGCTCCAATCCATTGCCTGAAATTTGTAATGAAGAAAATGGTTCCTCCTAAGCGCACCGCGATCTGGATTGGCCTTCTTCTCTGCCTATCTTCCCTGTCCGATTCCGTGCAGGGTGGCAGGGTCCCGGGGCTGTACGTGCTCGGCGACTCACAGTTGGACGTCGGTAACAACAACTACTTGCAGACGACGATCAGGGCGAACTTCCCCCACAACGGCGTCGACTACCCGGGGCACCTGCCCACCGGCAGGTTCAGCAACGGCAAGAACTTGGCCGACTTCATCGGTGAGAAAGTTTGTTTTATCGCAATGATTTGCTTAATTTGATGCCAATGTCTAACGTTTTGTTTGTTCTTTTGCTTCCACCTTACCATTGATTGCAGCTGGAAGTCTCAGTGTCGCCACGCCTCCTGCATATcgctccatcggcaacttcacaGGAAATTCCTCGATATTTCTCAACGGCGTCAACTTTGCATCCGGGGGTGCAGGAGTCTTGAAACTTACAAGCAAGGTTAGCTTTGTTGGATTCGAGCAAAGTTTCTTGCGGACAAAACCTCCCCAATGTTCTTCGTTGAGCTCGGTATATCCACACAATCTTGCAGGGCCTCACCATCAGCTTCGACGAACAAATCAAGCGCGATTACTCCATCGTAAATGCAGGACTGGTGCAGCAGCTCGGCAAGACTCAGGCCTTGGCCCACGCGGAGGGATCgatcttcgccattggagtggGTGGCAACGACATAGCCAATCGCATCTCCTTAGACGACCCCGCTGATGAGCAGAAGCTCCTGACAAGCTCCGACTCCAATCAGCAGTTCATCGACTCATTGGCGCATTCCTTGAAACGCCAACTtcaggtgtgtgtgtgtgttaaacacacttaaacTTTGACAGCTTGTACTGTTTCGTGTGCACAagaagttctctagctcaataaaTTAAAAACTAGGCGAATTTCAGAGGCTTTACGAGCTGGGAATGCGCAAGTTGTTCTTTGTGGGTACGGGGCCACTTGGGTGCTATCCGTTGCTGCGGCAGGGAAGTGTCACCAAGGAATGCAACGCGGAGGCCAACTCTTTGTCGATGCAGTACAACACCGGGGTTCAGAAACTCCTGCGCGAAATGAGCACGCGGCAACCGGACTTTCGGtactccttcctggaccaataCGCTGTGTTGAAGAAGTACATAAATGAACCACAAGCAAATGGTAAGAAGAAGATGCATCATCGATTAACGGGGGTTAATCGATGATGCATTGACTATTTGTAAGATAGTATAATCCAATTCGGTGCTTATGAAAGTAGCCTTTTATTTGGTGATAGGCTTTGCTGAAGTGGAAGCGGCGTGCTGTGCTCTCGGGGACAAGGATGCCATGTTGATATGCACCCCGGAGAGCCAACTCTGCTACAGCAGGACGAACCACATCTTTTGGGACGGCGCACATCTCACGGAGGTCACCACGCAGAAGCTCGTCGCGGTCGCCTTCAACGGGTCTGCGCCGCTGGTTGCTCCAGTAAATTTGAGGCAGCTCAGCGCTCCATAGGTCAAGACTCAAGAGTGTACCCCCCAGCGTGTCATATTCGGTGCTGTGAGAGGCTGAACAGTAACCAACAGTGGGCTCAACAGTAGTTGAAAACAATGAATGCCCCCCCTTATTGACAGTAccacgccccttatatagggcctggAAACCGACCTAGTGGcatttacataaatgccccgtgacggtgggggaatattccgGCATATTCTCCTATCACAGTTTACTGGCCCTAAGTCATCTGTGTAATTTCACATTACAAACCCCACGCGCGTCCCCTATCTAGGGCTTCAGctggtcggaggcttggatcctccgcccgATCGCGGATCCTTCGACACTTCATATTTCGGAGGTTCCGTAGCTCGGACGCGTCGGGGGTTCCTCGGCTTAGCTGTCCCGGAGGTTCCTTTGCTCGCTCGGTCGCCGATCCTTCGACGTGTCtccgtcggaggttccttggctTGGACGCATCAGAGGTCCCTCGCCTCCGCCGCGTTCCTAGCCATCCTCGAACttgggagggtcggaggttATTCCTTTCTCTGCTTGTGGACCTCTGCCAGcgtcagtccctgcacacacttagcatgacGAGACGAGTCATCAATATTAGTCTTTTTGCAGGGTCCTCCGCACGAAATCGTACGGAGGTTCCCTAGgtgaaggatatcctccgacgcttcagaggtcggaggttcctcagcctgAAGGGCATCCTCagacgctaccagggggaaggatgcggcTATCCCCCAACAACAATCGTGAATAATGCATGTGAGACAACTACGACTGCTAGGTCAAATATCCCAAATCTGTGCCTAATAATAGTACATACAACAAACTTGGTAATAATGGTGACTGGTAAATATATGTCGATTTTCTTTTGAACCCAGGTTCTGTTTGGTTCATTTTAGGgagtggtaatgatgttaatgtGAATGGATCACACTGCTATTGATTACACAGTGCAACAAACTTGGTCTTAAATTCAGAATCGCAATTGAACAATTTAGCATATATATGTTGACCTAACAATGAATCACCACCAAATAATTGTGAGATCTTAGGTGAAAATTTCTCAATGACTCCTCACTTCCTTTGAGCCTCATCTAATGAAGAAAAATAAGAATACAAACATTTTTTTAGATAACAGATATATAAATATCCGGCCTCTACATCCGAGGATGTACACAACCAATTATTACAACGCCTTgaatcaaaaagaaaaagaaaaagcaaGCCACGGTCTTAAACATAAACCAGGATACTAGAGCAAACAATATAAATAATTCCATCCTTTATTACAAATCTCTAAAGCAATCATCTCCAATCTCTCGCTTATCGATGAGAGGATGTCTTTGGCTTGCTCATCACACTGCTGCAGGGCCAGAACCGGAGCCAAAACGCTCCCCTGAAAATAACCGACATAATAGAGTTACTTTTGATTCTGTTAAATATAACATTATTTTGGCATCGCCAGATAGCCCAGCACATGGCAGCCACCCCCATCCAGATCAAGCCTCTAAGCCTCTTATGCTGATTACGAAGCCATGTACCAAACATGTGGCTAAATAGATCTCGGTTGAGTTAAATTAGTAGCATAGAAAATAAACCTCCAAGTCATTTTGGTAAAGGGACAATCGATGAATAAGTGTTGGATTGTCTTATTCATATTACAGCAGATACACTTCTGGCTCCCTTTCTAGTTTTTTCTAGCGAGGTTGTTTTTGTTTAGGACAACTCCCCTTTGTAGAAACCAAAGAAAGATTTTAATCTTCAGAggaatttttattttctagagTTTCCTATGAAGAAAAGGTGGTTGTGTATCAATGAGATGGAGATACAAAGAGCGGACAGAAAATAATCCAGATTTGGTTAAGTTCCATCTAAAATAATCTGATCCATCCACCAGTTCAACATTTCAAATTTGTGATACTAGATTTAGTCCTCTAAAAGTTTATTGTCCACGGAGAGCCCTACGAAAAGAGATGTTTAGGGGGCTAGTGACCATCACCTTCAAAATAGTTGCATGACGATCTAGCAACATATTGTATAGAGAAGGATATTTAACTTTTAGAGACTTGTCTCCGACCCATGTATCATCCCAGAACCTTGTCTTGGTCTCATCTCTAATATCAAAGGCACCTTTGGCCAGCACCTCATCTTTGATGCGCATGAGGCCTCTCCAAAAATGCAAATCATTGGGTTTAGCTGTCACTTGAGTAAGAGTTTTCGATCATAGGTATTTATTCGTCAAAAGGGATTGCTACATGCCCTCAGAGTTAAATAGATTTACCAACCATTTTGCCAATAAGCATTTATTTTGTAGTTGTAAATCTAGGATACCTAGATCCCCTTGGTCCTTTGGATGACATAAGATGTCCCATCTGGAaagtctatatttatgtttgtcTACAGTTCCTTGGCAGAAAAATCTTGATCTGAAATGATCAAGGTTTTTTAGTACTCCTTTAGGAATCTCGAAGAGGGACATCACGAACATGGGTAGACTGCTTAAGACAGAGTTAAGCAGGACTAATCTTCCCCCATAAGACAAGTATTTTGCTTTCCAGCAAGAGAGCTTCTGTTGAAATCGTTCTTCAACCTTTCTTCATTCAGAATTAAGGAGCtgtctatggtgcattgggatcCCTAGATATCTGAAGGGATATTCCCCTGCATTACACCCAAATAGACTAGTATAGCAAGGCTCCATCTCTCTAGCTGCCCCATAGCAGAAGATTTCACTCttgtggaaattaattttaagcCCAGATAATTGTTCAAAAGCACAAAGCAAAAGCTTCAAATTATTTGCTTGTTCTGGGTCATGGTCTATAAAGATAATAGTGTCGTCTGCATATCGTAAGATTGATAAACCATCATCAATAAGGTGAGTGCAAGGATGTGCAAATGTGCAAAACAAAAATGAAGGAAATGCCGATATGCAAATGGTTATACAAACAAACAATATCACACAGATGCAGTCAAGTTTATGTACATGAACATCTAGGAGCACCCAGTAAAGGACACATTAATGTTACCAGTCCCAAAAGTCAACATGCAACCACATGCATATTCCCTCTGTCCCATAAATATTGTTATTAGGGAGTAAGGCTCTTATACCAAGGAAGGTGGTGAAGTACCTGCATGCCTCTACTATCCATGATTACAATTGATAAAAAAGTAGTAGTATAAGTAGTAGGAGGATTTCTCGTACGCCTTTGCTCGACACTGGCACTGGAGTTTGAACATAGCTTCACCAT contains:
- the LOC8065628 gene encoding GDSL esterase/lipase At5g55050, whose amino-acid sequence is MKKMVPPKRTAIWIGLLLCLSSLSDSVQGGRVPGLYVLGDSQLDVGNNNYLQTTIRANFPHNGVDYPGHLPTGRFSNGKNLADFIAGSLSVATPPAYRSIGNFTGNSSIFLNGVNFASGGAGVLKLTSKGLTISFDEQIKRDYSIVNAGLVQQLGKTQALAHAEGSIFAIGVGGNDIANRISLDDPADEQKLLTSSDSNQQFIDSLAHSLKRQLQRLYELGMRKLFFVGTGPLGCYPLLRQGSVTKECNAEANSLSMQYNTGVQKLLREMSTRQPDFRYSFLDQYAVLKKYINEPQANGFAEVEAACCALGDKDAMLICTPESQLCYSRTNHIFWDGAHLTEVTTQKLVAVAFNGSAPLVAPVNLRQLSAP